The Lolium rigidum isolate FL_2022 chromosome 1, APGP_CSIRO_Lrig_0.1, whole genome shotgun sequence region CTGCGGAAATAAATTATGTAACACCTGGTTGGTTTCCCCACCGGAGTTCATTGTAAGTTTATTGGCATCTGAGTATGCCGGTTGATTAATATATGCAGCAGcttgatctcaaaaaaaaaaaaactttttttcttttttttaaacagaggcaaaagctttgcctcatctattaattaagaaggtgctcagtttttaggagaaaaaccgagcgaaaacctaAAAAATCCTGAAGATTCCCAAGAAAGTAGTCTCAATTGAAAATCCTGAGAGTAGGCTGGTCGAAGTGAAGATGGATGCATGATGTCCCACCAACGCAGAATACAATACTGCAAATCAGCACATGATGGGCGTCTCTGTTTCAAGGGTGTATTGAAGAAGCTCGTCCTCAAGTTTGATTTTGAGATAGAGCTGGGTGTGTTCATCAGATTTTCTTTCAAACAGACATTGAAACTGTGCTTATGTCGTTCAATATTTCATGGGGGAGGAGAATGAGCTGTGGTTCTTGTGTACAATTTGCAGCTATGTGGTTCCAAAGTTTGTGTCCAAGTCTCTTCTTCATAACATTTTCAGTTACATTTCCACAAATTAGAGCATGCGAAAGCCACACCAAGTAATAAGTTATTTTTTCTGGTAGATCCATAATAAGTGCCAAAGGTTTAGTCCAAATTTGATCTAATTTGAACTAAAATCCCATCACTGTGTTATGAATCAAAGAGAGTAGAAAGACAATACTCACATATTAGTGTAGTGTGACTGGTCATCGCAGGGGAGAGGGTCGTGTAGTGATAAAAAAAAATGTGTCTGTTGACTAGTGCAGCTGCTGAATACAACACCCAAAAACAATATTTTCAACCTTTAGGTTCCAGCCTGTTGTGATTGGCAAGCATCATAAAACAGATCGGACGGCCATGGCAGGCAAACACTGCTCATTTTCTTTTCAGAATCCTAGAATGAATTATGCTCCAAATACTGCATACTGCAAATGCAATGCAAGGAGAATAGGATTCGCGCAATCATCTAACATCTTAACACTGCTTTGACTCCAATTTCATAACAATGATAACTGACTGCTCAACCAGTAAAGACATTCGCTACCGCTAGCAGTACTAAGTTGAGTCGAGGTTCAGGTTTGTCCAGGACAGATGGACAGAACAAGTTGCCATTTACAAAACAGGGTCTCAAACAGAAACGACCACCCTTGTTCTTCAGATGCAGCCTAGATGTCATCATCCAGCtcgttcttctcctcttcctcctcagcttcttcctccttttctggctcatccaccacctcctcctcctcctccacctcttcttcatcacCCTCCGCCTTCTCCTCGTCTCCTACATTGTTCTCCTGCACCATCATCAGACACCAAACATGAAACAACAGTCAGGTTGAGGCACATGAACAGCAATATCATCAGCAATGGACAGGAATTTAGGGATTGATTCAGTGTGGGATCCAAAAAAATATTACCGCGCTGCCCTCGCCACTGGCGAActtggccttgagctctttggccTGGTCGACGTAGGGCTTCTTCTCCTCTTCGGTCATGGATCTCCACTTCTCTCCTGCTGCCTTGCCAACCTGCAGTTCAGAGTCACGACACACGTTCAGAGTAAGGACACATCACATGAACAAACTGAGCAGAACGTGAGGGTGGACAGAACGTACGGCGGAGACGCCCTTCTCGTCGGGATGAGCCGCCTTGAACTCCGCCCTGAAGTCACTCCTGCAAAGAGAACAGAATCGAATTTTGTCAGAGAACAGCGACAGCAGCAAGAGACTCGGTTCCTGATTGGCATGGCAGGACGGACGGGGAGAAAGATAGACGCTTacatgaagaggaagaaggcagTCTGCGGGCGCTTCTTCTTGGCGCCGTCTCCTCCTGTCTTGCTCTTCTTCCCCTTGCCCGCGGCAGCGGAGGGCGACTTCCTCTTCTTCTCGGCCTTGGCGGCGACCTCGACGGCCTTCTCCACGACCTGCGACTCTGGTAAATCAAAGGGGGGTTGTTAGATTAGCCGTGGCAGATGCGTGAGTGCTGGGGGGAGGAAGAAATTGAAGGGGGCGCACCGAGGCTGGTGCGGATCTTGGAGTCGAGGCTGCAGCTGTGCAGGTCGATGAGGACGACGGGGACATTCTTGCTGCACGCCTCGCTGCAAGCGAGCAGTCGTTCACTCGGTCAGTCATGGGAGAAGCAGCGGAGAAAGAagggcgaggaggagggagggaggtTACCAGCGGGTGAAGGCGCTTCCGTCGCGCGCGCGCTTGAGGACGGTGGCCTCGACGCGCTTCCGCGAGCGGGGGGCGTTGCCGGTGCTCGCCATGGGCTGGATCTGGCTGCCTGCGGAgggaaggggaggggaggggaagggCGATGGATTGGATCTTGCTTCGGTGCTGAGGGAGGACAATGGCGATCTGGAGGGAATAAATAGCGGCGGTAGCagcgcggcgaggcgaggcgaggcgggaaggcggaggaggacgaggggggAACGAAAGAAATTGGGGATTTTTCGGGTTGCGCGGCGCGGGGAACGGGAAACTGGTTGAAACGGTTGGCGGGAAGGGCAGGCTTGAATGCGCGCTTGTTTTGTTGGGCACCGGTGGGACTTGCATGAAAAATGGATTAAACCAATGTTTTGAAATTCGTTTCTTTTTGGTATTCTGGGCGGGCTTGTAAACGCGCTTGTCCTAATGGAATATATAAACCCATGGGCGGGCACAGCATATTGGCAATGggtattcaaatttaaaaaaaaaaaatccaatgcTAAACGTGAAGGTTAAAAGAATGTTTTATTTTTGAGGTCCAAATTCAACATCAACACTTGATCGTTCTGGTGTTAAGGTGGAATTGGTCTTCTGTTTCTTTGAAGCGCATCAACATCAGCACATTTCCCGCAATAACTTCAAATCACCACCGGCCTATTTCATCTTTCAGTCAATTATTCTTAATTTCTAAACACAAATTCAACACAGCTGCAACAATTGGAAAAGAGAAATTTCTGATTTGCTATACATTCCAAATATAGATACTCTAATTGTAAACTGGAAGAATTCGCGAAAAGAATTGTAACCTGGAAGAGACATTACTGATTGGATTGAGTTCGAAAATTGGAAAGGAATCAGTAATGAATTGGATTTTTAGAACCCTACCGTGAGAGCCTGAGATGATTTAGAGACTCCATGACTCGATGTCACGGGCGTCTGCAGCCGCACGCCGTCCCTGGTCGCCGGATTGGGTACATGCCGGTCCTCCCGCCGCTCGCCCCTGGCCCCTACGACAGCGTCGCTGCGCTCGCCTCGCAAGTTGCAACAGAACCGTCACCACCTGACGCCCCGCCTACTTCAGTCGTGGTTTTCTGGAGCAATGCATGGACGCGAGCGTGTCGCTGGTGAAGCCTATCTTCTACTACTCCCTTCAATTCATAttatttgatgctaaaatggatatatctacaattaaaatgtgtctagatacatctatattaacgtcaagtaatatgaatcggatggAGTACTAGAAAACTCACTCCATTTACCTATCTTCTCCAACACTCCCTAATGAACCAACGGAAATATATAAAGAACCAATGGAATTTACAAGATTGGAATTCATAGATAAATATAAATTTGATATTGTTAATTGAAATTGTGAAATGGGGCTTCACGTTGTGTGTTTCATTTCTCAAATAGAACCGTCTAAACCCTAAATGTGAGGGACGTTGACACACGTTAGCTGAAAAAGACTCCTAGAAGTGACGAGATCAAAGTTGGGGAATCACACACCAATTCATCAAATCGTGAAATCCTTCACCAATGTTTTAACTAATTTATTGCTGCATACAAAAAAGAGAATGTCACGGATGAGTAAAAAATGACTCAATTTGCTCCATATCTCCATATCACATGAATACTCCAATTAAAAATGTATTTGACAAACAATATGTGAATAACATTTAATGATACAGTTAAATTCATGCACAAGTCTCACTCAACACCAATGGATAGCTCAAGCGGCATCTGAGACTAATTTTGAACAGTGTACTACAAACTGCAGACACAGGGTGATAGCGAATTTAGTGGTCATGTGTAGCATGAAAACATGGCATGCATATTAAGCAATAGTGTTTTCTCTGGCCAAGGCAACATATATATCATATGTTAAGATTAAATAAAAGAATACTCGTAGGCATTTGAACCAAATGTTAATGTGGGTAATGCAAGGTTGGTAGTCTTTCTCCATTGAATGCCCTATAAGTTCTACTAGAGACTATATTATCTAGAAAGGCCCTATTCTAGTATCAAATATATAGCATACACATGTGGTCAACATATCATTGAACTCAATCTTAAATATAAGACACACTTGACCAAAAAAGAGACAGCAACATCGTAATCCTCGATGCCATATATACGTACTCTACAGTTTTATGTTTGAGTATATCTAGTTAGTAACAAGAAATCTCTATTCATATATTATCTAGCATACAATATCTTTAGTAAAATATATAAggatacacacatatatatacactATATACATGCAAGTATCATAAACTATTCCCAAAAGACATGATATCTTATCTTTTATTATTTTCCTATATTTGAAATGATTTGGTTCAATTATTTCTAACGCTCTATGTGTAAAAGTAATGTGACTTATATCTTATTGTACGTTAATATAGCACATAGTGAAAGATATGTGTGAATGATCAGAAAGGAATTGTAAACCGGAACATTGTAAACAAGTATACAAGTTTAGTGTAAATAATCTTGTGCTTACCTTATAAAAAATATAAAGAGAAACCAAGATGGTTCCACTGTAAAATATGTTAAACAAATATCATATTTACATATATTGCAGACTTACAATAAACAAACACTTATATGTGAAATTTACCCCAAGTGTTTGTAAATACATTTGCTTAGTGTTCTCACTTGAGTTAGAGCATTGTCCTTTTTACATAGGGAGGATATAATTTGTAAGAAATTCAAGCTTGTTAAGAAGAGAGTATTGGCTGGATGAAATTTAACAATGCATATATGTCATGTTATGGTTCATAATTATAAAAATAGAACAAATGAGTAGAAGTAACAGGAGCATAGACCAATCGTGAATGAAGGGTTGAGAGAGAATAACTCAATATGTCTAGATAAATGGGGTACGAGTCATTAAAACCTTTTTCACGCAAATTATATGGTTCATTACGCTGGTGACATGGGGATTTAAGATCATTTACTTTGTGTGCTTCATCCAAcactactagatttagatgtgcgtcttgacgcacgatcccgtgaaactcgAACCGTTCTACATCTAAATAGAAATGCGCTTTATAGAATTTAGAAAACAAAGTTAATAAGATGAAATTAGACCCAACCACGCAAAAACAAACAGAACAACAATACTTATGTACAATCATAAAAATAGTTAAATATACTACTCCCACCGATCCGAAAAGGTATGATTAATACAATTGCGTTTGACAATTAAACCTTCTAGAATCAGAAAAATCATATTTGGTGACGTTTCAAGTTCCTCGTTACTAACCGGGCAAGCAGGCGCTAGGCGAGCTCGACGTGGACTGGATCGGAGCCTCCATCTCAAGTGTTGGCTTCAGATGTTGCTTGGGCTTTCTGCCAGTGCCATATgggtcagtggcggagccacaccTTGCGTTGTATAGTCATTTGACTTCACAGTTTTTTTTGCAATGCAAGCTTAGAGtatgtaaaaaataattaaaaatttgtacaaatacatgtatttgactacacaatTTTAACATGACTACACCGTGTTGTTGTTCTAGCTCCGCCACTGGTATGGGTCCGCCATCTCGAAGAAGGCAGAGCCACTGGAGGCTAGGGTCAACCCTATCACAGGCGTGGTCGCAATATGCATAAGATGGTAGATGCAGAACATGATACGTCAATATATGCTTAACGTCAATATATGCTTAGCAACACTGGCTTAATTGCACCAAAACGGATCAATATAATAGGTGGTTTAGCCAAAACTTATTTCAGTAGCTTGGTAATATTGTAAATATAGTTACTTGAATCAACTGGAAATTATACATGGATCAGTCTAATCCAATCAACCAGAATCAATGAATGAATTATAACAGCAGATCGTGGTACctaaaaggatcgtatgccgcacctagaggaggttgaataggtgctaaccaatttttagttcttttccaatttaggcttgacacagaggtaaattctctagatatgcaactatgtgaatttatctatatgacaaggtcaactactaagcaatatatagctagacaatatatagaggagataataaggatagaggtaaccgagagtggagcatgcGGAGACACATAGATGATTCTCGTAGTttcttccttttgaggggaagtacgtctacgtttggaggagtgtggtcgccacaGAGGCCAgatcaacgccacgaaggcttcactcaggtctcctgtgagcaacgccacaaaggcctagcacacttgcactaagggatttccacaaggaggaaatcgggcctttacaaggttcttggggcacacatccacaaccgaattggaggctcccaatacatgtaacaacacaacaacaacaagaacaacaagaacaaatcaaccacaaacaactagggtttccaaatagGAACagtagcaaaggggccctcaagcatatgagggggaaatgcaaatcgcttcggtgaagatgtagatcgcggtcttctccttcgattctccaaagatcaagagctttggatggttggaggatgagaacttgtgattcttgtgtttcttgaggtggctctaatggtggatgaacttgagcAGGATTGAGCAACCTGAGCtggaagaagaagggggtatttatacccccaccAAATGTAGCCGTTGCTGACTTGTAAGGCCGGAATTCCCGGTGTAAGTTGGGGCCGGAATTTCCGCCCCCCGGAATTTCCGCCCGATCGACACAAATGTCCGGGCAAATTTCCGGGGGGTGTACTGCGTGTCTGGCCCTCTGGTCCTTAGCGAATttttggggcccggatatttcgagaaatgtccggcccggaatcccccccccccccccggaatttCTGGCCCTTCGATAGAAATGTCCGACCaaatttcggggggggggggggcatctaGGGGCTCTGGACCTTAAGTCCTTAGCAAAAATTTGGGGGTCGGAAATTCTGAAAGAATTTCTGGCCTGGAAATTCCAGACTtctttcttccttcttccttttcATCCACGACTTTCCCCTTTTTAATACTTCTCACCTCAAACCCTAATGACGATCAAATCTGCACACTAAGCCACATTAGATCATCAcatatgttgtcatcaaacacacaaaatatAATTATGGAGAGATg contains the following coding sequences:
- the LOC124683433 gene encoding high mobility group B protein 7 isoform X1, whose amino-acid sequence is MASTGNAPRSRKRVEATVLKRARDGSAFTRCEACSKNVPVVLIDLHSCSLDSKIRTSLESQVVEKAVEVAAKAEKKRKSPSAAAGKGKKSKTGGDGAKKKRPQTAFFLFMSDFRAEFKAAHPDEKGVSAVGKAAGEKWRSMTEEEKKPYVDQAKELKAKFASGEGSAENNVGDEEKAEGDEEEVEEEEEVVDEPEKEEEAEEEEEKNELDDDI
- the LOC124683433 gene encoding high mobility group B protein 7 isoform X2 yields the protein MASTGNAPRSRKRVEATVLKRARDGSAFTRCEACSKNVPVVLIDLHSCSLDSKIRTSLESQVVEKAVEVAAKAEKKRKSPSAAAGKGKKSKTGGDGAKKKRPQTAFFLFMSDFRAEFKAAHPDEKGVGKAAGEKWRSMTEEEKKPYVDQAKELKAKFASGEGSAENNVGDEEKAEGDEEEVEEEEEVVDEPEKEEEAEEEEEKNELDDDI